A window of Streptomyces caniferus contains these coding sequences:
- a CDS encoding ABC transporter permease, translating to MSGGAAGPGCLERNDWICGEYLRTRSQELLDATVQHLGITAVSVLIGLLIAFPLALVARRWRCAAGPVLGLTTVLYTVPSLAMFALLTPVFGVSAAVVVTGLVLYSLTILVRNILAGLQAVPAEVREAARGMGYGPARMLYEVELPLALPALVAGLRIATVSTVAMTTIGSVVGYGGLGNLIASGMEGFFKAEVLTASVLCVLLALLADLLLMGLQRLLTPWTRARTGARARVRRGARAAKAVA from the coding sequence ATGAGCGGCGGTGCCGCCGGGCCGGGCTGCCTGGAGAGAAACGACTGGATCTGCGGTGAGTATCTGCGCACCCGCAGCCAGGAATTGCTGGACGCGACGGTCCAGCACCTCGGCATCACGGCCGTGTCGGTGCTGATCGGCCTGCTGATCGCCTTCCCGCTGGCGCTGGTGGCCCGACGGTGGCGTTGCGCCGCCGGACCGGTCCTGGGGCTGACGACGGTGCTCTACACGGTCCCTTCGCTGGCGATGTTCGCGCTGCTGACACCCGTCTTCGGAGTCTCGGCGGCCGTGGTCGTGACGGGCCTGGTGCTGTATTCGCTGACGATCCTGGTGCGCAACATCCTCGCCGGTCTGCAGGCGGTGCCCGCCGAGGTGCGGGAGGCCGCCCGGGGGATGGGGTACGGCCCGGCGCGCATGCTCTACGAAGTCGAACTCCCGCTCGCGCTGCCCGCGCTGGTGGCCGGACTGCGTATCGCCACGGTCTCGACGGTGGCGATGACGACCATCGGCTCCGTCGTCGGCTACGGCGGACTCGGCAACCTCATAGCCAGCGGTATGGAGGGCTTCTTCAAGGCGGAGGTGCTGACGGCCTCGGTGCTGTGCGTGCTGCTGGCACTGCTTGCCGATCTGCTGCTCATGGGCCTGCAGCGGCTGCTGACGCCCTGGACGAGGGCGCGGACGGGGGCGCGGGCCCGTGTGCGGCGCGGCGCCCGTGCGGCGAAGGCGGTGGCCTGA
- a CDS encoding ABC transporter ATP-binding protein yields the protein MIRFEHVTKSYPDGTTAVDDLTFEVAEGELVTLVGPSGCGKTTTMKMVNRLIEPTSGRILLDGADISALDPVQLRRRIGYVIQQVGLFPHKTVLDNTATVPHLLGRPRKQARARAAELLDLVGLDPSTYGDRYPDQLSGGQRQRVGVARALAADPPVLLMDEPFGAVDPVVREHLQNEFLRLQSTLRKTVLFVTHDIEEAVRLGDRIAVYGAGRIEQFDTPATVLGAPATPYAAAFVGADRGLKRLSVTPVEPGDLEQPPVVRLDDPAARAAERLAADGAAWAVVLDSDGSLYGWVPASALTGAAKTPRTAGTPQAPEAPQAAEASRAPWAAEAPQTPIGTAGEERAALSPQGATVRAHARPMDAHLPLGAPLKQALSTLLQHDAGWIAVQEGDRYLGVLTPARLHTALRRSTTADAARVPRAQVALDTVPDPGGRPAGVTAPVSGA from the coding sequence ATGATCCGCTTCGAGCACGTCACCAAGAGCTACCCCGACGGCACGACGGCCGTGGACGACCTCACCTTCGAGGTCGCCGAGGGCGAACTCGTCACGCTCGTCGGGCCGTCGGGCTGCGGCAAGACCACGACGATGAAGATGGTCAACCGGCTCATCGAGCCCACCAGCGGCCGCATCCTCCTCGACGGCGCGGACATATCGGCCCTCGACCCCGTCCAGCTGCGGCGCCGTATCGGCTATGTCATCCAGCAGGTCGGTCTGTTCCCCCACAAGACGGTCCTGGACAACACCGCCACCGTCCCGCACCTCCTCGGCCGGCCCCGCAAGCAGGCCAGGGCGCGCGCCGCCGAGCTCCTCGACCTGGTCGGCCTGGACCCGTCGACGTACGGGGACCGCTACCCCGACCAGCTCTCCGGCGGCCAGCGCCAGCGCGTCGGGGTGGCCCGCGCGCTCGCCGCCGACCCTCCCGTCCTGCTGATGGACGAGCCGTTCGGCGCGGTGGACCCGGTGGTGCGCGAGCATCTCCAGAACGAGTTCCTGCGGCTGCAGTCCACGCTCCGCAAGACGGTCCTCTTCGTCACCCACGACATCGAGGAGGCGGTCCGGCTCGGCGACCGCATCGCCGTCTACGGGGCGGGCCGCATCGAGCAGTTCGACACCCCCGCGACGGTACTGGGCGCCCCGGCGACGCCGTACGCCGCCGCGTTCGTCGGCGCGGACCGGGGCCTGAAGAGACTCTCCGTCACGCCCGTCGAGCCCGGCGACCTCGAACAGCCCCCGGTCGTCCGCCTCGACGACCCGGCGGCCCGCGCCGCCGAGCGGCTCGCCGCCGACGGCGCCGCCTGGGCCGTCGTCCTGGACTCCGACGGATCGCTGTACGGCTGGGTCCCGGCCTCAGCACTCACGGGCGCCGCTAAGACACCGCGGACGGCAGGGACACCGCAGGCACCGGAAGCCCCGCAGGCCGCGGAAGCGTCACGAGCACCCTGGGCTGCGGAAGCCCCTCAGACACCCATCGGGACCGCCGGCGAAGAGCGCGCCGCGCTCTCCCCCCAGGGCGCCACCGTCCGCGCCCACGCCCGCCCGATGGACGCCCACCTGCCGCTCGGCGCGCCGCTCAAGCAGGCGCTCAGCACGCTGCTGCAGCACGACGCGGGCTGGATCGCGGTCCAGGAGGGCGACCGCTACCTGGGCGTCCTCACCCCCGCCCGGCTGCACACCGCCCTGCGCCGCTCCACTACGGCGGACGCCGCGAGGGTCCCGCGCGCGCAGGTGGCGCTCGATACGGTCCCGGACCCGGGCGGCAGGCCCGCCGGCGTCACGGCCCCGGTAAGCGGCGCCTGA